The genomic interval TAATTCTCATATTGGTTCTCTTCTCACCTAATAAAAGAGTTAGAAATCATACGAAATGGGAGAAAGTTGCGTGAAGCTCATAGGTACATGGACAAGTCCATTTGTTTTGAGGACTCAGATTGGGCTTGGCATGAAACGTGTCCAGTATGAGTTCATTGGATTGAAGAGAAGTATGGACCAAAGAGTGACTTGCTTCTTAAGTCCAACCCAGTCCACAAGAAAGTCCCAGTTCTAATCCATGAAGATAAACCCATTCCTGAATCCTTAGCTATTCTTCAATACATTGATGAAGTTTGGGCCTCATCTGGACCCTCCATTCTCTCTCCTCATCCATTTGATCGCTCCGTTGATCGGTTTTGGGCCACTTATATTGATCAGAAGGTAGATATAATTGTTTATTACACCGtatgtattttattatatagtattagATTAAATTATGTTATATCATATTtctaagggaaatttacatgttatactaacttttgccatttttttacaaaaatactgccaggcggtattttttacttttttactgtgtttttttataagtttcatactgcagtatactgtgttaagttttcactggtgttctactggtgttttactggtgttctactgttgttttgagttgttctgctttgtgttttactggtgttttataaaaacacagtatttttgtaaaaatttccgtgtgacagtatttttgtaaaagttaacccaaattccagtattattgtaagtttttctatttCTAATATAGTATTATGTTTTGTATTAACTTgtacgtgtatatatattttgatatataaaagaaatttttaataatgttatacaaaattttcaaatattattattatttgaattaataatttttattttttatatattataaaaaaaaattaattaagagacaaGTAATATTTGCTATATCTATTTAACCGCGTGGATTTGGTaattagataattttttttttgtgtgattgaaaaagcaaacatatttgttatattgtactagttattatttacTTTTACAACTTCTACAAATATTTATTAGTCATCTGTGTTAATCGATTGCCAtcaaatattgagaaaattatactttataatattttatattgtcctattttatttttaccatcttttttaaagtctgttatttttacctttttttttaaacattgtactaattttgtccctgtcacttcaagatactctccatgtgactctcttacgtcagggtattttgggtacaatacatataaaaataggtatatttcaattaaatataaaattaatggtaaatttgattaattgattaataaaagtggtaattttcaaattacttgtcaaatattttgtaacaaataaattgtaaaaaataatagtatTGAATTGATGTCATGTATATatgatttgttaattaattttttcacaACTAAccaaatatttttatgaattgTTGTCTTTCATCTTTTTTCCGGAAATTGTTTTCTTGCTATGAAAACATAGTATAATATTGCAgcaatatgaaaataatatattttttaaaaaaataactaaacgtaaagtttttaccatttttaaatatttatgaaataatttctaattaaaAATGAGTTCATGCAGATGAGTTCAATCATTGGAGGTCTTGCAATAAAACCAGGTAAGGATGGAAAAGAAGCCACAATTGAGCAATTCAAGAGAGGGATAATGCTACTAGAAAGAACTTTCAATGAACGTagcaaagaaaaaggaaaggctTTCTTTGGTGGAAATGAAATTGGGTTTATTGACATTGTATTTGGAAGCTTATTGGGCTGGATTAAGGTTTCACAACTTCGACATGGGCTGCAGTTATTTGACCCAATAACTGCACCATTGTTAGCCCATTGGGCTGAGAGGTTCGAGCAACACCCTCTTGTCTCTCCTCATGTACCTGATACACTTAAGCTTGCTGAGTTTGCTGAGTATCGTTTTATTCATGATAAAGATTAAAGCCTAACCTAAGAAGAAATAAGaataaattattatacaatatttGTGTTTTCAATAATACATATGAATTCTATGAAGGTAAGAGTGGTTATGAATGTTCTTACTACTCCATAGATTGTATTTTCTATGTTGAagaactttttttatttttccttttatgTTAACCTTACACATATATCAATATACAATGATTATATTAATAACTATTTTTAGATAGTCATGTAATTTCTAATCATAACTTATATAACAGTTATGatcaatttatttatgttttaacatcaactaaattaaaaaaaaatgagggaTTCTCCTTCCTAAATTTATAGTTATAGGAAGTTGTCTTTTTTCTCTGATAAGACTTATTTGTCTTTTTTGGGCATATGTGCAACTTGGTCGAGGTTGTATTTTGCTATTGCGATTCAATTTTTACTACCGTGATTAGTCTTATTTTTGTGACATagtttttatggtttaatatttaTCTCTATGATATTATTTTGTGTGTCTTGTCTATGTGACtttgattttattttgttgttggttCTTCTTTGTTCTTCGATGGCTCGCCAATAACAAGTTCTCTATGACTAAAGGAGTTGTTAGTAGTGCAGACTGTGCAGTTACGTACCTTGCACAATAGTTAAGTGCTCAAGTTACGAGATTGAAGAAACCTGCTACAATAATTTCTATTGTTGTATCTTCTAAGTGGTAAATGAAACTGAATATAGGTATTCTTAAAGTTAACTGTGATGTTGTAATCTTTTTCAtctgattttttgaatttttttgttaaacaatCTGGGAATTAAACGACtcgtttttataaatataatcttGGTCATGTCTCCAATAAAAGAGATATCCCAATTGAATTTCAGGTTATTATTTTAGCTAATTCTTATcaataaaattgtataatttattaaaaagaaaatttactTATGTTTTTAAACAAAAGAAAATGTCAACTTAGCATTTTTTATAAGCAATGAATACATCATTCAATTAATAAACCAATATTAAAACAACTTAATAAACTACAAGAACTAAAAAATCCAAAATATAAAACAAGTTGTCCATTCTCTAAACATTAGCAATATTCTATAATAgttattacactaaaatttataaaatataatacttaattacatcaataacaatataataCTTCATAGTAATGCTAAGCgccattaatatattttaattttattagagTAATAATATGACAAATTTTTTAACCAATACTTTGGTGTACATTTTGATACACATATCATTACTTAAACTAACAAATTAACACAGCTTCTTTGTTTTCTAACACGTTCTAAAGTGGCCATCTTGTCTTGTCTTGAGTTCAAACTCATAATTTCACTAATGTGTCCATTGGTGACACAGTTGAATTGAATTTGATATGCTCCAAAAAATTGGAAAGAACACTCTCAAATCTCAATAACCACAAtgaatgaataaaataaacaaataaacataTTAGTTTGACTCAGCTTTTCTAAGGAaattaatagaatattactaAATTTTTACATGGCTGTCTGTGGCTGCTGGTTAAGAAAATATTCCCTCTTCCATTAAacacaaaaaagaaagagagccCTGCACCAACCACCAAAATGACTCCCACAATTCCTGTGCACAATCTCTTTCAACCACCTTGAAATCAACACACTTTGGTGGGTTTTCACTATTTTGCACAATATTACAACATGTACAGTTTGTGCTATAAGTTTctatcttttttcttcttcttctttttcctttatttttaggCCAAAACTAAACATGGTAGATCATCCCCACCTCGAGAGTGGAAGCTCGGGGCACGTTTAGATCATAAGTGGCTCCTCTGCTGTTTCTTCTCAAGAACTCGTATCCATAATCGATTGCAATCCTCTTCGTTATACCTGATCCGGGATTTGCTCTCATGTAAGTGTTCCCTAATATGTAAGCTATTCCGGTTTCCTTAGCTTCCATCAACTCTGCGAGTTCTGCCCTCATACTCGTGTCAATCTTGGGACTCTCCGGCAAAACAAACCTCACCTTCTTTTTTCTTGGAATAGCTGGTGGTGATGGTGATGTTATCTCCCTATGATTTGATGTTCCAACTGTACATTCTTGTTCTTCGTTGTCTTCCCTTATTTGAATCCCACCCGCCTTGGCAGTTGACCTTGTTCCAACAACTGTCATTTTCTCATCTTCTTTTTCGATAAATTCGTTTGAAAGGCTGTTAGTAGTACTGTTCTCGCGAATGAACTCAGCTATACTACAGATGAGATCATTTTCGAATTCCACATCATCCTTGTGAATGTCACGATACCCGTATCTAACAATGCACCTGTATAGCCTGTATTCTTTTGGGCCGATTTGCCCCACGAGAAACCGCTCCTCGGGTTTGACATGTGGGACAGGTACAGATTTTATGCAGAGGAAAACCAGGACTTGGTGGAAGGCTGGAACATTGGTTACAAAGTGGGAAAAGATTGCTGGAATTCCCGAAACAAGCTCAGTTTGTATGATTCCAATCCCGCGAACTCTGACAATGCCTAGGCTGGGACCAAGGCTAAGTAACCAATTGAGTGAAACTTTGTTATGTATTTCAaactcatatttttttatagtgcCATAGTGCCAAGTATACATGATGATTAAGAATATGAAAGAAAGGGCAACAGGTACCCAAGCTCCTTCAAGAAACTTGATAAGAGAAGCAGAGAAGTACAGAGCTTCAATTGCACCGAAGAAGACTACAAAGGCAATTGCAAAGAAGACACTTCGGTTCCAGCATAAAACAATCACTAGAGACATTAAGCACGTCGTGACCAGCATAACCGTAATTACAGCCAAGCCTGTTTCATGCAGATCAGTGAGTAAAGAACCAAACATAAAGAATAATTATTCAACTAATCCAAATCATCATACCTGATGCATTTCCCAACCGCTTAGTGTCTCTAAAACCAATTGTAACAGCCAAACATAGTATCATTAATATCCAATTGATCTCTGGTATATAGATCTGACCATGGAATTTGGATGAGGTGTGGACTATTTTAACCCTTGGGAAGCAACCCAAAGCAGAACATTGTTTAATGATTGAAAATGTTCCAGTTATAATGGCCTGGCTTCCTACTATGGCAGCAAGTACAGCTATTATGAGAACTGGCCATCTTATATTTTCTGGAATATAAAATTCAGTGCTTTtagtatagtattatataaaaactcAATATTTTAAAAAGAACAAGGTAAACTTCTTACCTGGTACAGACACATAAAACCCGATTTGGGAACCATTTTCGCTAAAATGGTGCTGAGACAGATATGCAGCTTGACCCATGTATGCAAGAACTAAAGCCGGATAAACAATGGAAGTGAAAGCAATCTGCAGAGAACATGGAAACCAATTAGAAAATGTTTTCTCGAAAATAAAGTGCCAACTTCCCTAAAATGTTCTTAGATAGTTCACACCCAACAACAAGTGAAACTTTGACAAGGAAAGTCAAAGTTTTTTCTTTCATTGGGAAGTTTGAAAAGTCTAGCACTTGCAGTAATCATATAGACTTGTGTTTTTTAATGAATGTATGCAACTTTCAATCGAAACCAAACTTCTTCGAAAAGGAATTCTGATAATAGTCAAGTATATGTATCGGTCAAAGCTCAGGCTACTAGATCATATATCGATGGTGAAATGATAATTTCTATCAAAAATCAAGACATGTGAAGCTGGTGAATCTGCCACAATTAAAGACTGGCTAGAAATCGGGGTGACTTTGTCACCATGGATGGAGGCAAAGAGCCAACCGGTGAGTATATTCTATTGCAAGGAAAGATATTCTTAATCTAAGAGATCAAATAGTCAAACACTACAAAAAGGGCATGGCAAGTAGTTAAACGAGTACAGTGACCCCAATAAGAATTGCAAGTTCTGTTCATCACTATTTGAATTATACCTTAATTGACAATTGTGAAAAGTGTCCAAGATCAGCAAACATGGCTTCTGAACCTGTCAAAGTCAAATTGCTTATAAGAATATATTCCAAGGCCCCCCTTTTCTTGCTTGTCTTAGATAACAAGACCAATCAATTTTCTTTATGCAACAGTAGAAAATTTTACCTGTTATACACAACAATATTCCACCCAAGGACTTCCAACCTTCGGATTGAGTTTTCCTCAAGAACTCATACATATAATACGGAGAAAGAGCTCGGTACACATGACGATtccatttgaaaatattatagacaCCAATGGTACTGATGCATAGTAGCCAAGTCATAACTATAGGAGCAAAAAGGAAGCCAACCCTGTGAGTACCGTAATGTTGAAGCGAAAACAAGCCAATTAGAATGATACATGCAATTGGGACCTCAACATCTGCAAAAAAAAGCATGATGAAACTCTGTTTTAGAACACTATAGCAACTAAATGCACTGTGGAGAAAGGTAAAGATAAAAGAGTGTTATTGAATCTAACTGCTTATGAAAACAAAACCACACGTGGTGTCAAACAAAGTTCAACTTTTTCTTTCCCCACCTTATTTCCTCCTCTCTCctgagaaagaagaagaagtttgGCCCTCTATCCAGTCAGTATAGCAAGCTTAAATGACAAGTTTTAGTACTTTGGTCTGGGAAAAATTTAAGGATTATAATTGGGAAAAATACACAAAATGAAAAAAGGAAAGACTATTATTAATAAGGAAAGAGATGAGATTTTCTACTGTAGTTAAATCAAAGCAACAAATCCATTAAACTATGAATATTTTGATAATGATGATATTAGACAGAAATTAAAGATCTTACATTTGTGATGCTCCTTGGACATAGAAAGCTCAAGACCAGAAACAGCAGAAAAAACTgcccaaaattcaaattaagtAAGTCAGTTCCAAATTTGCATCAAACAAGGAAAATCCCAGAGACCAAAAAGATTTTTACCTGAAATAGCTGGTGTAAGGACACCATCACCAATCACCATACAAGTCCCAATCAAAGCCAGAATAAGCAGAAGCCTCTGCAGAACCCTGTGCCTCTCCAACATGGACTTCAACCTTGACCCAATACTTGAGTTTTTTTGTGTGTTATTGTCTTTCTTGTACTCAGAGAGCTCCTCATCTGCCACCTGGCAATTGGGCAGTGAGCTAACTCGGGCGTGTCTACACAGTAAGGAGTAAAGAGCAAATGTCCCTCCTTCACCATTATCGTTGGCATGAAGAACAATAAACACGTATTTGAGAAGAGGAACAAGAGTGAGAGTCCAGaacacaaaagacaacacaccaTAAATCTCTTCATTGGTTTCTGAATGAGAAATATCTTCAGCAAATGTActcttatatacatataaagggGAAGTGCTTAAATCTCCATAAACAACTCCAAGACTCTGAAAAGCCAGAGTAAGAATAGTCTTCCATGATCCTTTCTGTAATCCCAAAAACAAGAAAAGATTACCAAACTAAAACAGATTACAGAATGTGTTGAAAAACTCaagaaaagaaatgaaaaaagtTACTTTCTCTAACCTTAGCTTGGTTATGAAAACCCCCAGTTTCCAGATCCATAGTGATTGGTTTTAGTGATTCAAAAAAGCCATTGTTGCTCTGGATTGAAAGGGATTTAACAAAGACCCATTTGCAGAAACCACACCGTTCTTCTTTTGTTGCTTaggaaaaagattaattttttatttatagacTTAACTTTCCAACTCTATGATGGGTTGCCTTTGCCTTGCaaatatagaaaaaaagaaaagaaaagattaGATAGACTCAACACAAAGACCCTTCttttataaaaggaaaaaaacaataaaatctcATCACCCTGCTCTTGAAAAACTACAAAGAACGTTTGACACGAGATTAAATTCTCaggagaaaaatatatataaaaattccatttcttttttttagaaaaaaaactcTTTAGTTGAACAACCATTAAtgtaaacaacaacaataagatTACCAAACACGAAAAGCCACAGAAAAATTGAAAAGGGTACTCAAATTTAGAACAAAAGTATATAAAAGAGTAGAATAATATTTGGAATgagacttttttttcttttctttttaccaGAGAGAGAGATTTTGTAGCATAGTTGGTGACTGACTGTGAGACTTGGCTCTATGAGTCTTGGCCACTAAAGTGGGCAATTGTGGTGTCTTTAAAACAGCAGTTAAATTCGGAGTGAGTggatgatgatgaaaataacTGACTATTATTTACCAACACTAAATCAGaattttttctcttaaattttgacacttttttatttgttaaaaatttctcaaaattattagattttcattcaattttaataattcagtaattgtttatatattaaatcatgttctttatattttaatatctttcaaatcataCCACTCGAGCTTTCACATGTCTACCAGATCATGTTCTCTGAAGTTTTAACATTTATCCATAAAagtgatttaatttaataatctcaataatttagaaaaaaattttaacgatcttaaaaattttaaaaatataatttaatatatgtcaaaattcaagaaataaaaatcttaattagtctTTATAAACACTCCTCTAAGAAAATACAATCTTTCTCTTATGAGGAAAAAAAAGTTCACATTTTTATTCCTTATATACCATTTTCAATGGTATGGTTAATGGTAAAAAAGTATaaggaataataataatgttaatagaataaaataatgtgacAAATTGGTTTCTTGTGTTGACTGAAAACTACCGAGTttatttaaaaaggaaaaaaagaaatatatgataaagttccaaacttttataataaagttgtaataataataatccaaaGAGCAAGCTGCTTTCATTATGATGACTATCCAAACCTGTGTGAATGAGATTGAGTTTGACCCAAAAATATATCTAGGGTTTTTTGATAGGCTATCAGAGAGGTGGCTAGTATAAGCAAATTGTGATATTTGAGATTAattgagagaaagaaagaaaaaaagttaagaCTTAGGCTTAGTCATGCCCATGTTTTTTCCCATTTGTCCACCCTATATATACACTATTttcagatatttttttcttttttttttaaaaaaaaatggaatctTTGTAGGAATCATTCCAAGTTTAGAAGGGTGTGGATAGGATACTCTATATGGAGCCATAGTATAAGGATTTTGGACCAATGTTTAAGAGAGTTAATGGAAtagttattatattattgatattgATTTAAAACCCAAAACTTACTATAGTGATGTGATAATTAATATTGGATATTAAATGTTGGGTTGGTACATAATAATAAATGCAACTACTATTTTGGAATTTTATAACTCATTTGACCGACTAGCTTTATGTTCCATCCATATGTGTGACACTAATGAGGGGACAAAGTTTAATTTACAAGCTATTTTAAGTTCTCTCTATAGTTTTGTGTCACCTATAGGCTATAGCtcaatattgaaaaaataattcatttgtcttcttcttcttctaattaatattaatattaatattataattattattaaaaaaacccCTCTactttccaaaaataaaaaaagcttGCCCTTTTCATGGCATTTGAACTTAAGGCATATAGTTCCTAAGAGCAAATTACAATATGGTATTGTATTTGTTATAAATgcaataattcaatttaatagTGTTGGGTTCAATTCAAGCTACTGCGAAAGAATTTATCGAAAGAGTGGAACGAGCTTTCTTATTAAAAGCTTTAAGTGAATTCTTAAAGTAAATTAGTTTAACCAATAACACTTGTCTTTGTAGAAGTAGAACCAAAATTTTACTTGGTATAATTACAATATGATGATATATTTAACTGACTAAAGCTAGCTGAGATCGAGAACTTTCTTATCATGCAGCTCCTTTGCTTCAACCAGCATCATACTTAGGCCCGATTTGGATattcttttgtttttaattttaacttttcaaaaagtttttcttggaaaaatttctaagttaattttttgttaaaaaaattttttagagcttgaatttaaaattactaattacacaatcaATAGTTAAAATGCTTTGGAGCTTTCGAagtccaaaaataaattttaaaagccTAACCAAAAAGATTTTGATATCATATTGTCGTGTATGTTATAGTATAAGATACATTTATTGTGCActataatttttcctttttttttttggatttcaacattaatatttttaattttatatataattattattatttttttgagatgatataattattattattataaagtgtatattttaatttaacttTTGCTGttgtatttgaaaaaaataatggtATATTTAGTGTTTGGTACTGCATCAATATAGTCAATGACATTTTGTACAATTCttaagagtatttttttttatcatttttataaaaaaaatttatcaaaaaaacaattttattatttgattgtAGTTATCATGTTCTCATTTATTTAAGTCAATGTGTGGAGAAaagtatataaaattttaaaaacagactaatatattactaaaagaAAAAGGATTCTAATACTTGAAGTGGATAGGTAGTTGAGAAATATGGTGACTATAAAAGAATATACTAACAACTTGTATTAAACgatttggaataaaatttattgaagaaaactataataaaaatatttccataaatatttatcaaaaaatatGTACATCCCCATAAAACTTCTAGCTAGTAATCTATTTCGGCTTTTAGAAAAgaaatttaattcaatttttgtaTTGgaggtgtgtttggatatgaggtggtaattatatatgaattcctaatatcttacttggcaaaatagttagtaattacatgggaaaataatattttttagtagctaatgtttaatatggaaagtttttagtaattacacagtgtaattacattcaattctcatgggggaccatgagaattggagagtgttattggaacccctcaattacttccaattacacaCATGGTCAGAAAAACAtgtcaaattgtgtaattacctctaATTACATACAAATCCAATTATattgtggctttccaaacgcacccttaaagtattttgtaaaattttgagaatttttaaataatttacaacataGAAAACAGTGTTCAAATAGTTTATTTaatacgcgtataaaataaaatagttacgcgtgcaatacattatttaaaccttatttttagcatgttaaatctttttgaatttctcaaaattttacaggatgtcataaataactataacacatatgatgatgagaaaaaaattggctaaaaaattagtttagataCTAAAACAGATAAAAATAAATCGGTACATCTATTCTAaaaggtgcattgtagaattttttattagtttatttagtATGTTTCTTTAGTTATATTAGGTTAATATCAATTGTGTTGTTTGAGCATCTTTCTATTaagaagaaaattaattatgttaattaatattttggggTCTACAAATGGATCTATGTTGCTTAATTAGTTCAAAAACGGCAACCCTTTCTTCAGTCTtctctatatatttattttatttattattatattattattatcatcacGCT from Cannabis sativa cultivar Pink pepper isolate KNU-18-1 chromosome 4, ASM2916894v1, whole genome shotgun sequence carries:
- the LOC115713987 gene encoding potassium transporter 6; its protein translation is MDLETGGFHNQAKKGSWKTILTLAFQSLGVVYGDLSTSPLYVYKSTFAEDISHSETNEEIYGVLSFVFWTLTLVPLLKYVFIVLHANDNGEGGTFALYSLLCRHARVSSLPNCQVADEELSEYKKDNNTQKNSSIGSRLKSMLERHRVLQRLLLILALIGTCMVIGDGVLTPAISVFSAVSGLELSMSKEHHKYVEVPIACIILIGLFSLQHYGTHRVGFLFAPIVMTWLLCISTIGVYNIFKWNRHVYRALSPYYMYEFLRKTQSEGWKSLGGILLCITGSEAMFADLGHFSQLSIKIAFTSIVYPALVLAYMGQAAYLSQHHFSENGSQIGFYVSVPENIRWPVLIIAVLAAIVGSQAIITGTFSIIKQCSALGCFPRVKIVHTSSKFHGQIYIPEINWILMILCLAVTIGFRDTKRLGNASGLAVITVMLVTTCLMSLVIVLCWNRSVFFAIAFVVFFGAIEALYFSASLIKFLEGAWVPVALSFIFLIIMYTWHYGTIKKYEFEIHNKVSLNWLLSLGPSLGIVRVRGIGIIQTELVSGIPAIFSHFVTNVPAFHQVLVFLCIKSVPVPHVKPEERFLVGQIGPKEYRLYRCIVRYGYRDIHKDDVEFENDLICSIAEFIRENSTTNSLSNEFIEKEDEKMTVVGTRSTAKAGGIQIREDNEEQECTVGTSNHREITSPSPPAIPRKKKVRFVLPESPKIDTSMRAELAELMEAKETGIAYILGNTYMRANPGSGITKRIAIDYGYEFLRRNSRGATYDLNVPRASTLEVGMIYHV
- the LOC115714913 gene encoding LOW QUALITY PROTEIN: glutathione S-transferase U17 (The sequence of the model RefSeq protein was modified relative to this genomic sequence to represent the inferred CDS: deleted 2 bases in 1 codon), yielding MGESCVKLIGTWTSPFVLRTQIGLGMKRVQYEFIGEEKYGPKSDLLLKSNPVHKKVPVLIHEDKPIPESLAILQYIDEVWASSGPSILSPHPFDRSVDRFWATYIDQKMSSIIGGLAIKPGKDGKEATIEQFKRGIMLLERTFNERSKEKGKAFFGGNEIGFIDIVFGSLLGWIKVSQLRHGLQLFDPITAPLLAHWAERFEQHPLVSPHVPDTLKLAEFAEYRFIHDKD